In Halalkalicoccus sp. NIPERK01, one DNA window encodes the following:
- a CDS encoding thiamine pyrophosphate-binding protein, whose translation MPRLTGGEIIAKYLEKEGVEYLVGIPGHGSTNLLDAFNDSAVEVIQPRHEQGAAHLADGYARASGEPMAVFTSIGPGATNTVTGVATAYVDSIPMVVFTGAPQTHEYGEGILQEIDRQKPGDFPSVMEPITKASFVVDDVERLPRTLRRAFQIAVTGRPGPVHVDVPMDVQGAAADVEIPDPANTRAHSRPGGDPESIAEAADLLADAERPVIVPGGGCMLAEAWDEVQDLAEHLKAPVIPTFQAKGIIPEDHDLFVGYAGWIGSTAGNELASNADVVLAIGCRFSDLHTSSFEPGVSFEIPPSKLIHVDIDNREVGKNYPVEVGILGDAKVVTRQLYEGVSDRIEEIGTEDNAYYDEIQRLWADWQERVEERHTDDVPMSISRALASVREALDRDGLVVSSAGQPQETTNPEFPVYEPRTNISCGGFSTMGFGVSAAIGAKLAQPEKQVVDVEGDGSFLMCNQEVACAVEHDIDVNWVVVNNHGWKSIRNLQVDKYGWDRVLNTPFDEETDVDYVKMAEAFNVGYVDRVVKPENLTETLTEAFEHNGPSFVEVIVEPDNPESGAIITGEWDLADLEPTEAE comes from the coding sequence ATGCCGAGACTCACAGGCGGCGAGATCATCGCCAAGTACCTCGAGAAGGAAGGCGTAGAGTACCTCGTCGGGATCCCAGGTCACGGGAGTACGAACCTGCTCGACGCGTTCAACGACTCCGCGGTCGAGGTCATCCAGCCCCGCCACGAGCAGGGTGCGGCCCACCTCGCCGATGGATACGCGCGTGCGAGCGGCGAGCCGATGGCGGTGTTCACGTCGATCGGCCCGGGAGCGACCAACACCGTCACGGGCGTCGCGACCGCCTACGTCGACTCGATCCCGATGGTCGTCTTCACCGGTGCGCCACAGACCCACGAGTACGGTGAGGGGATCCTCCAGGAGATCGACCGCCAGAAACCCGGCGACTTTCCGAGCGTGATGGAACCGATCACGAAGGCGAGTTTCGTCGTCGACGACGTCGAACGCCTGCCGCGAACCCTGCGACGCGCCTTCCAGATTGCCGTCACCGGTCGGCCCGGTCCCGTCCACGTGGACGTGCCGATGGACGTTCAGGGCGCGGCCGCGGACGTTGAGATCCCCGACCCGGCGAATACCCGCGCCCACAGCCGACCCGGTGGGGACCCCGAGTCGATCGCGGAGGCGGCCGATCTACTCGCCGACGCCGAGCGACCCGTGATCGTCCCCGGCGGGGGCTGTATGCTCGCCGAAGCCTGGGACGAGGTCCAGGACCTCGCCGAACACCTCAAAGCGCCCGTCATCCCGACGTTCCAAGCCAAGGGGATCATCCCCGAGGACCACGACCTCTTCGTCGGTTACGCCGGCTGGATTGGCTCGACGGCGGGCAACGAGCTCGCGAGCAACGCCGACGTGGTTCTCGCCATCGGCTGTCGGTTCTCGGACCTCCACACCTCGTCGTTCGAACCCGGCGTGAGCTTCGAGATCCCGCCGAGCAAGCTGATTCACGTCGACATCGACAACCGGGAGGTCGGGAAGAACTACCCGGTCGAGGTCGGCATCCTCGGCGACGCGAAGGTGGTCACCCGACAGCTCTACGAGGGCGTCTCCGACCGAATCGAGGAGATCGGCACCGAGGACAACGCGTACTACGACGAGATCCAGCGGCTGTGGGCCGACTGGCAGGAACGCGTCGAGGAGCGCCACACCGACGACGTGCCGATGAGTATCTCCCGCGCCCTGGCGAGCGTCCGCGAGGCGCTCGATCGCGACGGGCTCGTCGTCTCGAGCGCGGGCCAGCCCCAGGAGACGACGAACCCGGAGTTCCCGGTGTACGAACCCCGGACCAATATCTCGTGTGGGGGCTTCTCGACGATGGGATTCGGCGTCTCGGCGGCGATCGGGGCGAAACTCGCCCAGCCCGAAAAGCAGGTCGTCGACGTCGAGGGCGACGGGAGCTTCCTGATGTGCAACCAGGAGGTCGCCTGCGCCGTCGAACACGACATCGACGTCAACTGGGTCGTGGTCAACAACCACGGCTGGAAGTCGATCCGGAACCTCCAGGTCGACAAGTACGGCTGGGATCGCGTGCTCAACACGCCCTTCGACGAGGAGACGGACGTCGACTACGTGAAGATGGCCGAGGCGTTCAACGTCGGCTACGTCGACCGCGTGGTCAAGCCCGAGAACCTCACCGAGACGCTGACGGAAGCCTTCGAACACAACGGGCCCTCGTTCGTCGAGGTGATCGTCGAACCCGACAACCCCGAATCCGGTGCGATCATCACCGGCGAGTGGGACCTTGCGGACCTCGAACCGACGGAGGCGGAGTGA